A section of the Primulina eburnea isolate SZY01 chromosome 1, ASM2296580v1, whole genome shotgun sequence genome encodes:
- the LOC140824262 gene encoding protein HESO1-like isoform X5 produces MNGFNLLEHTLRDILRMINPSGQDWSVRFQIINELRAVVEPIECLRGGYQRLRFISNARVPILKFVGSCNISCDISINNLSGQMKSKLLFWVNEIDGRFRDLVLLVKEWAKAHRINDSKSGTLNSYSLSLLIIFHLQTVVPAILPPLREIYPENMVDDLTGVRAAAEKRIEDVCALNINRLKSDKSRLINRSSLSELFISFLAKFFDICSRASTHGTSPHSGQLELIDSNMRWLPKTFALFVEDPFEQPANTARTVSSNQLTKILEAIQATQEMLYAPNQNQATLVSFLVGPHVLQLMTRMRTPNPVIPQSAARVPVQNHVRSGPNQHPKQTPRPLQIEKQFQRLKLENGGEKNGPAHASTSQRQQVKWRPRSESKMDPTGSDG; encoded by the exons ATGAATGGGTTTAACTTGTTGGAGCATACTCTTAGGGATATTCTTCGCATGATCAATCCCTCGGGACAGGATTGGTCTGTCAGATTTCAGATTATTAATGAGCTTCGAGCTGTAGTTGAACCCATAGAATGTCTAAGAG GTGGATATCAGAGGTTGCGATTTATCTCTAATGCTAGGGTACCCATACTGAAATTTGTGGGAAGCTGCAACATCTCCTGTGACATCTCAATTAACAACTTAAGTGGTCAAATGAAGTCAAAACTTTTATTCTGGGTCAACGAGATTGATGGACGCTTCCGTGATCTGGTTTTACTG GTCAAGGAATGGGCCAAAGCTCATCGcattaatgattcaaaatcgGGTACTTTGAACTCGTATTCTCTCAGCCTGCTTATAATTTTCCATTTGCAG ACTGTGGTACCTGCAATATTGCCTCCACTTAGAGAAATATATCCAGAAAATATGGTCGACGACCTTACTG GCGTGAGGGCTGCTGCAGAAAAAAGAATAGAAGATGTTTGTGCCTTGAACATTAACAGACTTAAGTCAGATAAGTCAAGATTGATTAATCGAAGCTCATTGTCAGAGCTTTTCATTTCCTTCCTTGCAAAG TTTTTTGACATTTGCTCAAGAGCTTCTACGCATGGCACTAGCCCACATTCTGGACAATTAGAGCTCATCGACAGCAACATGAGATGGTTACCAAAAACCTTTGCATTATTT GTTGAAGATCCCTTTGAACAACCAGCAAATACAGCTCGGACAGTTAGCAGCAACCAGTTAACAAAGATATTAGAAGCAATTCAGGCAACTCAGGAAATGCTCTACGCACCCAATCAAAATCAAGCGACTCTTGTTTCATTTCTTGTGGGGCCACATGTATTACAGTTGATGACTAGAATGCGTACTCCTAATCCAGTCATCCCACAATCAGCAGCAAGAGTCCCTGTTCAAAATCATGTCAGAAGTGGACCCAACCAGCACCCGAAACAAACACCAAGGCCCTTGCAAATAGAGAAACAGTTTCAAAGGTTGAAGTTGGAAAACGGAGGGGAAAAAAATGGACCTGCTCATGCATCAACCAGTCAAAGGCAACAAGTTAAATGGAGGCCAAGATCCGAGAGTAAAATGGATCCAACAGGTTCTGATGGCTGA
- the LOC140824262 gene encoding protein HESO1-like isoform X2, producing MNGFNLLEHTLRDILRMINPSGQDWSVRFQIINELRAVVEPIECLRGATVEPFGSFVSNLFTRWGDLDISIELQNGSYISSMGKKQKQIILEDVLKALRKRGGYQRLRFISNARVPILKFVGSCNISCDISINNLSGQMKSKLLFWVNEIDGRFRDLVLLVKEWAKAHRINDSKSGTLNSYSLSLLIIFHLQTVVPAILPPLREIYPENMVDDLTGVRAAAEKRIEDVCALNINRLKSDKSRLINRSSLSELFISFLAKFFDICSRASTHGTSPHSGQLELIDSNMRWLPKTFALFVEDPFEQPANTARTVSSNQLTKILEAIQATQEMLYAPNQNQATLVSFLVGPHVLQLMTRMRTPNPVIPQSAARVPVQNHVRSGPNQHPKQTPRPLQIEKQFQRLKLENGGEKNGPAHASTSQRQQVKWRPRSESKMDPTGSDG from the exons ATGAATGGGTTTAACTTGTTGGAGCATACTCTTAGGGATATTCTTCGCATGATCAATCCCTCGGGACAGGATTGGTCTGTCAGATTTCAGATTATTAATGAGCTTCGAGCTGTAGTTGAACCCATAGAATGTCTAAGAG GGGCAACTGTGGAACCATTTGGATCTTTTGTGTCTAATCTCTTCACAAGATGGGGAGATTTGGATATATCCATAGAATTGCAAAATGGTTCTTATATTTCATCCATGGGAAAAAAGCAAAAGCAAATTATTTTGGAAGATGTGCTTAAAGCCTTGAGGAAGAGGG GTGGATATCAGAGGTTGCGATTTATCTCTAATGCTAGGGTACCCATACTGAAATTTGTGGGAAGCTGCAACATCTCCTGTGACATCTCAATTAACAACTTAAGTGGTCAAATGAAGTCAAAACTTTTATTCTGGGTCAACGAGATTGATGGACGCTTCCGTGATCTGGTTTTACTG GTCAAGGAATGGGCCAAAGCTCATCGcattaatgattcaaaatcgGGTACTTTGAACTCGTATTCTCTCAGCCTGCTTATAATTTTCCATTTGCAG ACTGTGGTACCTGCAATATTGCCTCCACTTAGAGAAATATATCCAGAAAATATGGTCGACGACCTTACTG GCGTGAGGGCTGCTGCAGAAAAAAGAATAGAAGATGTTTGTGCCTTGAACATTAACAGACTTAAGTCAGATAAGTCAAGATTGATTAATCGAAGCTCATTGTCAGAGCTTTTCATTTCCTTCCTTGCAAAG TTTTTTGACATTTGCTCAAGAGCTTCTACGCATGGCACTAGCCCACATTCTGGACAATTAGAGCTCATCGACAGCAACATGAGATGGTTACCAAAAACCTTTGCATTATTT GTTGAAGATCCCTTTGAACAACCAGCAAATACAGCTCGGACAGTTAGCAGCAACCAGTTAACAAAGATATTAGAAGCAATTCAGGCAACTCAGGAAATGCTCTACGCACCCAATCAAAATCAAGCGACTCTTGTTTCATTTCTTGTGGGGCCACATGTATTACAGTTGATGACTAGAATGCGTACTCCTAATCCAGTCATCCCACAATCAGCAGCAAGAGTCCCTGTTCAAAATCATGTCAGAAGTGGACCCAACCAGCACCCGAAACAAACACCAAGGCCCTTGCAAATAGAGAAACAGTTTCAAAGGTTGAAGTTGGAAAACGGAGGGGAAAAAAATGGACCTGCTCATGCATCAACCAGTCAAAGGCAACAAGTTAAATGGAGGCCAAGATCCGAGAGTAAAATGGATCCAACAGGTTCTGATGGCTGA
- the LOC140824262 gene encoding protein HESO1-like isoform X1: MNGFNLLEHTLRDILRMINPSGQDWSVRFQIINELRAVVEPIECLRAGATVEPFGSFVSNLFTRWGDLDISIELQNGSYISSMGKKQKQIILEDVLKALRKRGGYQRLRFISNARVPILKFVGSCNISCDISINNLSGQMKSKLLFWVNEIDGRFRDLVLLVKEWAKAHRINDSKSGTLNSYSLSLLIIFHLQTVVPAILPPLREIYPENMVDDLTGVRAAAEKRIEDVCALNINRLKSDKSRLINRSSLSELFISFLAKFFDICSRASTHGTSPHSGQLELIDSNMRWLPKTFALFVEDPFEQPANTARTVSSNQLTKILEAIQATQEMLYAPNQNQATLVSFLVGPHVLQLMTRMRTPNPVIPQSAARVPVQNHVRSGPNQHPKQTPRPLQIEKQFQRLKLENGGEKNGPAHASTSQRQQVKWRPRSESKMDPTGSDG, translated from the exons ATGAATGGGTTTAACTTGTTGGAGCATACTCTTAGGGATATTCTTCGCATGATCAATCCCTCGGGACAGGATTGGTCTGTCAGATTTCAGATTATTAATGAGCTTCGAGCTGTAGTTGAACCCATAGAATGTCTAAGAG CAGGGGCAACTGTGGAACCATTTGGATCTTTTGTGTCTAATCTCTTCACAAGATGGGGAGATTTGGATATATCCATAGAATTGCAAAATGGTTCTTATATTTCATCCATGGGAAAAAAGCAAAAGCAAATTATTTTGGAAGATGTGCTTAAAGCCTTGAGGAAGAGGG GTGGATATCAGAGGTTGCGATTTATCTCTAATGCTAGGGTACCCATACTGAAATTTGTGGGAAGCTGCAACATCTCCTGTGACATCTCAATTAACAACTTAAGTGGTCAAATGAAGTCAAAACTTTTATTCTGGGTCAACGAGATTGATGGACGCTTCCGTGATCTGGTTTTACTG GTCAAGGAATGGGCCAAAGCTCATCGcattaatgattcaaaatcgGGTACTTTGAACTCGTATTCTCTCAGCCTGCTTATAATTTTCCATTTGCAG ACTGTGGTACCTGCAATATTGCCTCCACTTAGAGAAATATATCCAGAAAATATGGTCGACGACCTTACTG GCGTGAGGGCTGCTGCAGAAAAAAGAATAGAAGATGTTTGTGCCTTGAACATTAACAGACTTAAGTCAGATAAGTCAAGATTGATTAATCGAAGCTCATTGTCAGAGCTTTTCATTTCCTTCCTTGCAAAG TTTTTTGACATTTGCTCAAGAGCTTCTACGCATGGCACTAGCCCACATTCTGGACAATTAGAGCTCATCGACAGCAACATGAGATGGTTACCAAAAACCTTTGCATTATTT GTTGAAGATCCCTTTGAACAACCAGCAAATACAGCTCGGACAGTTAGCAGCAACCAGTTAACAAAGATATTAGAAGCAATTCAGGCAACTCAGGAAATGCTCTACGCACCCAATCAAAATCAAGCGACTCTTGTTTCATTTCTTGTGGGGCCACATGTATTACAGTTGATGACTAGAATGCGTACTCCTAATCCAGTCATCCCACAATCAGCAGCAAGAGTCCCTGTTCAAAATCATGTCAGAAGTGGACCCAACCAGCACCCGAAACAAACACCAAGGCCCTTGCAAATAGAGAAACAGTTTCAAAGGTTGAAGTTGGAAAACGGAGGGGAAAAAAATGGACCTGCTCATGCATCAACCAGTCAAAGGCAACAAGTTAAATGGAGGCCAAGATCCGAGAGTAAAATGGATCCAACAGGTTCTGATGGCTGA
- the LOC140824262 gene encoding protein HESO1-like isoform X4 yields MNFPTLAGATVEPFGSFVSNLFTRWGDLDISIELQNGSYISSMGKKQKQIILEDVLKALRKRGGYQRLRFISNARVPILKFVGSCNISCDISINNLSGQMKSKLLFWVNEIDGRFRDLVLLVKEWAKAHRINDSKSGTLNSYSLSLLIIFHLQTVVPAILPPLREIYPENMVDDLTGVRAAAEKRIEDVCALNINRLKSDKSRLINRSSLSELFISFLAKFFDICSRASTHGTSPHSGQLELIDSNMRWLPKTFALFVEDPFEQPANTARTVSSNQLTKILEAIQATQEMLYAPNQNQATLVSFLVGPHVLQLMTRMRTPNPVIPQSAARVPVQNHVRSGPNQHPKQTPRPLQIEKQFQRLKLENGGEKNGPAHASTSQRQQVKWRPRSESKMDPTGSDG; encoded by the exons ATGAATTTCCCAACTTTGGCAG GGGCAACTGTGGAACCATTTGGATCTTTTGTGTCTAATCTCTTCACAAGATGGGGAGATTTGGATATATCCATAGAATTGCAAAATGGTTCTTATATTTCATCCATGGGAAAAAAGCAAAAGCAAATTATTTTGGAAGATGTGCTTAAAGCCTTGAGGAAGAGGG GTGGATATCAGAGGTTGCGATTTATCTCTAATGCTAGGGTACCCATACTGAAATTTGTGGGAAGCTGCAACATCTCCTGTGACATCTCAATTAACAACTTAAGTGGTCAAATGAAGTCAAAACTTTTATTCTGGGTCAACGAGATTGATGGACGCTTCCGTGATCTGGTTTTACTG GTCAAGGAATGGGCCAAAGCTCATCGcattaatgattcaaaatcgGGTACTTTGAACTCGTATTCTCTCAGCCTGCTTATAATTTTCCATTTGCAG ACTGTGGTACCTGCAATATTGCCTCCACTTAGAGAAATATATCCAGAAAATATGGTCGACGACCTTACTG GCGTGAGGGCTGCTGCAGAAAAAAGAATAGAAGATGTTTGTGCCTTGAACATTAACAGACTTAAGTCAGATAAGTCAAGATTGATTAATCGAAGCTCATTGTCAGAGCTTTTCATTTCCTTCCTTGCAAAG TTTTTTGACATTTGCTCAAGAGCTTCTACGCATGGCACTAGCCCACATTCTGGACAATTAGAGCTCATCGACAGCAACATGAGATGGTTACCAAAAACCTTTGCATTATTT GTTGAAGATCCCTTTGAACAACCAGCAAATACAGCTCGGACAGTTAGCAGCAACCAGTTAACAAAGATATTAGAAGCAATTCAGGCAACTCAGGAAATGCTCTACGCACCCAATCAAAATCAAGCGACTCTTGTTTCATTTCTTGTGGGGCCACATGTATTACAGTTGATGACTAGAATGCGTACTCCTAATCCAGTCATCCCACAATCAGCAGCAAGAGTCCCTGTTCAAAATCATGTCAGAAGTGGACCCAACCAGCACCCGAAACAAACACCAAGGCCCTTGCAAATAGAGAAACAGTTTCAAAGGTTGAAGTTGGAAAACGGAGGGGAAAAAAATGGACCTGCTCATGCATCAACCAGTCAAAGGCAACAAGTTAAATGGAGGCCAAGATCCGAGAGTAAAATGGATCCAACAGGTTCTGATGGCTGA
- the LOC140824253 gene encoding probable methyltransferase PMT11, giving the protein MHKSMQLGSPNSQNIMKGFSYGGGSNPFSLLKVSAFLFVSLLSFYFGKQFSGGFYQQLGFFSSQQSQTPQSSSVVGLSPNFNKIFDLHELINETSFQQQQQEIVPAPAPAPPVLERMGVVDESGNMTVDFDVGEFDPKMMENSENAIETEGSESDEKGDNKVRVRDQKFEMCPQSMTEYIPCLDNQEAIKKSNSTDKGEKFERHCPEKGKELNCLVPAPNGYKTPIPWPRSRDEVWFSNVPHARLAEDKGGQNWITIDQNKFKFPGGGTQFIHGVDQYLDQIEKMLPEIAFGRRTRVALDVGCGVASFGAYLLSRNVITLSVAPKDVHENQIQFALERGVPAMVAALATRRLLYPSQAFDLIHCSRCRINWTRDDGIRLLEVNRMLRAGGYFVWATRPVYKHEAVLEEQWEDMVNLTKRICWTLMKKEGYIAIWQKPLNNSCYLSREKGSQPPLCIRDDDPDNVWYVASKVCITPLPEERYGSNVTIWPERLQNPPDRLQSIQIDAFISKKMHFSTESKYWKEIIDGYIRYLHWSKIKFRNVLDMRAGFGGFAAALIENHLDCWVLNIVPVNGPNTLPVIYDRGLIGVMHDWCEPLDTYPRTYDLIHAAELLSTERKRCNLSIIMLEMDRILRPGGRVYIRDILAVMDELQAIAKALGWRVAMRETSQGPHSSYRILVCEKHFLQS; this is encoded by the exons ATGCACAAATCCATGCAATTGGGATCTCCAAATTCACAGAATATAATGAAGGGATTCAGCTATGGCGGAGGATCCAATCCATTCTCTCTCCTCAAAGTATCTGCATTCCTATTCGTTTCACTCCTTTCCTTCTACTTCGGCAAGCAGTTCTCCGGTGGCTTCTATCAGCAGCTCGGGTTCTTCTCCTCTCAGCAATCTCAAACGCCGCAGTCTTCCTCGGTCGTCGGCCTCTCTCCTAATTTCAACAAAATCTTCGATCTTCATGAGCTCATAAATGAGACGAGTTTCCAGCAGCAACAGCAAGAGATTGTGCCAGCTCCTGCTCCAGCACCGCCGGTGCTGGAGAGAATGGGGGTGGTGGATGAAAGTGGAAATATGACGGTTGATTTTGATGTGGGCGAGTTTGATCCGAAGATGATGGAGAATTCGGAGAACGCGATTGAGACTGAGGGATCGGAAAGTGATGAAAAAGGGGATAACAAGGTTAGAGTCAGGGATCAGAAGTTTGAGATGTGTCCGCAGAGTATGACGGAGTACATACCTTGTCTGGACAACCAGGAGGCCATTAAAAAATCGAATTCGACGGATAAAGGGGAGAAATTTGAGCGGCATTGTCCTGAAAAGGGGAAGGAGTTGAATTGCTTGGTCCCTGCTCCTAATGGGTACAAAACTCCGATCCCATGGCCCAGAAGTCGTGACGAG GTGTGGTTTAGTAATGTTCCTCATGCTCGTTTGGCCGAGGACAAAGGAGGCCAGAATTGGATAACTATTGACCAGAACAAGTTCAAGTTTCCTGGAGGTGGTACGCAGTTCATTCATGGGGTAGATCAGTACTTGGATCAGATTGAAAAG ATGCTCCCTGAAATTGCATTTGGTCGACGTACTCGAGTTGCTCTGGACGTTGGTTGTGGTGTTGCGAGTTTCGGCGCTTATTTACTATCACGGAATGTTATCACCTTGTCTGTGGCCCCAAAAGATGTTCATGAGAATCAGATTCAATTTGCTCTTGAGCGTGGTGTGCCTGCGATGGTGGCAGCATTAGCAACTCGGCGTTTACTTTATCCAAGTCAAGCATTTGATTTGATACATTGTTCAAGGTGCAGAATCAACTGGACTCGAGATG ATGGGATTCGGCTTCTTGAAGTCAATAGGATGCTCCGAGCAGGGGGATATTTTGTTTGGGCAACGCGGCCTGTTTATAAGCATGAAGCAGTCCTTGAAGAACAATGGGAAG ATATGGTTAACCTTACTAAACGTATTTGTTGGACACTTATGAAGAAGGAGGGATACATTGCAATATGGCAGAAGCCCTTGAACAACAGTTGCTATTTAAGCCGTGAGAAAGGATCCCAGCCTCCATTGTGTATACGTGATGATGATCCTGATAATGTTTG GTACGTAGCTTCGAAAGTATGCATAACACCTTTGCCAGAGGAACGATATGGCTCAAATGTTACAATCTGGCCAGAACGGTTGCAGAATCCTCCAGATAGGCTTCAGAGCATACAAATCGATGCTTTCATATCAAAGAAAATGCATTTCAGCACGGAATCAAAATATTGGAAAGAAATAATCGACGGTTATATACGTTATTTACATTGGAGTAAGATAAAATTTCGAAATGTCTTGGACATGAGAGCAGGCTTTGGAGG GTTTGCAGCGGCACTGATTGAGAATCATCTGGACTGTTGGGTGCTCAATATTGTCCCTGTCAATGGACCTAATACATTGCCTGTCATATACGACCGTGGTCTTATAGGAGTTATGCACGACTG GTGTGAGCCACTGGACACATACCCAAGAACCTACGACTTAATCCATGCTGCTGAACTTTTATCAACTGAACGAAAAAG ATGCAATCTCTCCATCATCATGCTTGAAATGGACAGAATTTTGCGGCCTGGTGGACGTGTTTATATCCGTGACATACTTGCTGTGATGGATGAACTTCAAGCAATTGCAAAGGCTTTGGGTTGGCGTGTAGCAATgagggaaacttcccagggccCTCACTCCAGTTATAGAATCTTAGTGTGTGAGAAGCACTTTTTACAATCGTAA
- the LOC140824262 gene encoding protein HESO1-like isoform X3, translating into MNFPTLAAGATVEPFGSFVSNLFTRWGDLDISIELQNGSYISSMGKKQKQIILEDVLKALRKRGGYQRLRFISNARVPILKFVGSCNISCDISINNLSGQMKSKLLFWVNEIDGRFRDLVLLVKEWAKAHRINDSKSGTLNSYSLSLLIIFHLQTVVPAILPPLREIYPENMVDDLTGVRAAAEKRIEDVCALNINRLKSDKSRLINRSSLSELFISFLAKFFDICSRASTHGTSPHSGQLELIDSNMRWLPKTFALFVEDPFEQPANTARTVSSNQLTKILEAIQATQEMLYAPNQNQATLVSFLVGPHVLQLMTRMRTPNPVIPQSAARVPVQNHVRSGPNQHPKQTPRPLQIEKQFQRLKLENGGEKNGPAHASTSQRQQVKWRPRSESKMDPTGSDG; encoded by the exons ATGAATTTCCCAACTTTGGCAG CAGGGGCAACTGTGGAACCATTTGGATCTTTTGTGTCTAATCTCTTCACAAGATGGGGAGATTTGGATATATCCATAGAATTGCAAAATGGTTCTTATATTTCATCCATGGGAAAAAAGCAAAAGCAAATTATTTTGGAAGATGTGCTTAAAGCCTTGAGGAAGAGGG GTGGATATCAGAGGTTGCGATTTATCTCTAATGCTAGGGTACCCATACTGAAATTTGTGGGAAGCTGCAACATCTCCTGTGACATCTCAATTAACAACTTAAGTGGTCAAATGAAGTCAAAACTTTTATTCTGGGTCAACGAGATTGATGGACGCTTCCGTGATCTGGTTTTACTG GTCAAGGAATGGGCCAAAGCTCATCGcattaatgattcaaaatcgGGTACTTTGAACTCGTATTCTCTCAGCCTGCTTATAATTTTCCATTTGCAG ACTGTGGTACCTGCAATATTGCCTCCACTTAGAGAAATATATCCAGAAAATATGGTCGACGACCTTACTG GCGTGAGGGCTGCTGCAGAAAAAAGAATAGAAGATGTTTGTGCCTTGAACATTAACAGACTTAAGTCAGATAAGTCAAGATTGATTAATCGAAGCTCATTGTCAGAGCTTTTCATTTCCTTCCTTGCAAAG TTTTTTGACATTTGCTCAAGAGCTTCTACGCATGGCACTAGCCCACATTCTGGACAATTAGAGCTCATCGACAGCAACATGAGATGGTTACCAAAAACCTTTGCATTATTT GTTGAAGATCCCTTTGAACAACCAGCAAATACAGCTCGGACAGTTAGCAGCAACCAGTTAACAAAGATATTAGAAGCAATTCAGGCAACTCAGGAAATGCTCTACGCACCCAATCAAAATCAAGCGACTCTTGTTTCATTTCTTGTGGGGCCACATGTATTACAGTTGATGACTAGAATGCGTACTCCTAATCCAGTCATCCCACAATCAGCAGCAAGAGTCCCTGTTCAAAATCATGTCAGAAGTGGACCCAACCAGCACCCGAAACAAACACCAAGGCCCTTGCAAATAGAGAAACAGTTTCAAAGGTTGAAGTTGGAAAACGGAGGGGAAAAAAATGGACCTGCTCATGCATCAACCAGTCAAAGGCAACAAGTTAAATGGAGGCCAAGATCCGAGAGTAAAATGGATCCAACAGGTTCTGATGGCTGA
- the LOC140810681 gene encoding uncharacterized protein gives MRRQMRRKRKIAVWFTAPFLLDFFLAFFPQNHPILHCFSQPILFHFEKTNQPLTEIPYPISTKFLKIAIINIIPIKPYYLKVQNFREQKRSWMACSLTAMSTLHQKNAEFDVKEGLVKKLEMELAQHKVDMVALLHESEGLKASSDRLKTDIQCLGDDLINQKQAYQQWEDTLKAAEQTRAECLSKWEELRQLDFS, from the exons ATGAGGAGGCAGATGAGGAGAAAAAGAAAGATAGCAGTGTGGTTTACAGCACCATTCCTCCTAGATTTCTTCCTTGCCTTCTTCCCCCAAAATCATCCAATTCTTCATTGCTTCTCACAACCGATCCTCTTTCACTTTGAGAAAACTAATCAACCCCTCACGGAGATCCCATATCCCATATCAACCAAGTTTCTGAAAATTGCCATCATCAACATCATTCCCATCAAGCCATACTATCTCAAG GTGCAGAATTTCAGGGAACAAAAGAGAAGTTGGATGGCATGCTCGCTGACCGCCATGTCCACTTTACATCAGAAAAATGCTGAGTTCGATGTGAAGGAAGGACTGGTGAAAAAATTAGAGATGGAACTCGCTCAACACAAAGTCGACATGGTAGCCCTTCTACACGAAAGTGAGGGTCTAAAAGCTTCCTCTGATAGACTCAAGACCGACATCCAATGCTTGGGCGATGATTTGATAAATCAGAAGCAGGCCTATCAACAATGGGAAGATACCTTGAAGGCTGCTGAGCAGACCCGAGCCGAGTGCTTGTCCAAATGGGAAGAGCTACGTCAACTTGATTTCTCTTGA